A part of Vulcanisaeta moutnovskia 768-28 genomic DNA contains:
- a CDS encoding 4Fe-4S dicluster domain-containing protein yields MPLGLLNQVVSRIGLFRLKVKDPSLCARCPTKDCARACPVGNSDLPINFIRRGYYKSSTCIGVGDYVETCPYNNIYFYDVRIWLSERLNVKSISIKRLIMK; encoded by the coding sequence GTGCCATTGGGGCTCCTAAACCAGGTAGTAAGTAGGATTGGCCTATTTAGACTTAAAGTTAAGGACCCAAGCTTATGTGCCAGGTGCCCTACAAAGGATTGCGCTAGGGCATGCCCTGTGGGTAATAGTGATTTACCAATAAATTTCATAAGGAGGGGTTACTATAAATCATCAACGTGCATAGGCGTTGGGGATTACGTTGAGACATGTCCTTACAATAACATATATTTCTATGATGTGAGGATTTGGTTAAGTGAAAGATTGAATGTTAAGTCTATATCCATTAAACGATTAATTATGAAATAA
- a CDS encoding peroxiredoxin, whose product MPNIPRIGDEAPDFNAKAHTGETISLSSLKGRWVVLYFFPKAFTPGCTSETKSFASLWNRFRDIGALVIGISRDDVGTLARFAREYGVNFVLVSDSDGMITRSYGVLGLLGLAVRVTYIIDPKGRIAGIIKGFSIRPDKHPIETLKVIEQKSQEQRDYVT is encoded by the coding sequence ATGCCAAACATACCGAGGATCGGTGATGAAGCTCCGGATTTTAATGCTAAGGCACATACCGGCGAGACAATCAGCCTATCCAGCCTTAAAGGCAGATGGGTGGTTCTATATTTCTTCCCAAAGGCATTTACACCAGGATGCACAAGCGAGACTAAATCCTTCGCAAGCTTATGGAATAGATTTAGAGATATAGGGGCTCTTGTCATCGGTATAAGTAGGGATGATGTTGGTACATTGGCTCGTTTCGCTAGAGAGTATGGCGTAAACTTCGTATTGGTTAGTGATAGTGATGGCATGATAACCAGGAGCTATGGAGTACTGGGACTACTTGGGCTTGCCGTTAGGGTTACGTATATAATAGACCCGAAGGGTAGGATAGCAGGAATCATCAAGGGCTTTTCCATTAGACCCGATAAACACCCCATTGAGACGCTCAAAGTAATTGAACAAAAATCTCAGGAACAAAGGGACTACGTAACTTGA
- a CDS encoding creatininase family protein, which translates to MRWWELTWLDFEKVDKTVAILPTGIVEAHGPHLPLGTDALMATYIAEEAAKRTNVLLLPTVWYGNTYVLDKFPGTISISNETLYMLYRDIFREVARNGVRYLIVINGHGGNVDALSMAAKDVAKETNLVIVIINWWIDLAKEVRKKVLETPEGHAAEDETSEVWAAYPDLVKWVPRDGSADEWVEARFRIYGKEIYAQEYTKAVQGYPSKASPEKGKAILEAAISEVVQLINDLRNGKLPIKKIK; encoded by the coding sequence ATGCGTTGGTGGGAACTTACCTGGCTTGACTTCGAGAAGGTGGATAAAACAGTGGCGATACTGCCGACAGGGATTGTTGAGGCTCACGGCCCGCATCTACCGCTCGGGACAGATGCGTTGATGGCTACGTACATAGCCGAGGAAGCGGCTAAGAGGACAAATGTATTATTATTACCGACTGTGTGGTATGGAAATACGTACGTACTCGATAAGTTTCCAGGCACAATATCCATAAGTAATGAGACACTATACATGCTGTATAGGGATATATTCAGGGAAGTCGCCAGAAACGGCGTTAGGTACCTAATCGTAATCAATGGACACGGAGGTAACGTAGACGCTTTGAGCATGGCAGCTAAGGACGTGGCTAAAGAAACGAACCTGGTCATAGTAATCATTAATTGGTGGATAGACTTGGCGAAGGAGGTTAGGAAGAAGGTCCTCGAGACGCCGGAGGGCCATGCGGCAGAGGATGAGACGAGTGAGGTTTGGGCAGCATATCCAGATTTAGTCAAGTGGGTACCAAGGGATGGCTCGGCTGATGAGTGGGTTGAGGCTAGGTTTAGGATATACGGTAAGGAGATTTATGCTCAAGAGTATACGAAGGCTGTGCAGGGATACCCATCAAAGGCAAGCCCAGAGAAGGGTAAGGCAATACTTGAGGCAGCGATAAGTGAGGTTGTTCAATTAATAAATGATTTGAGGAATGGTAAATTACCAATTAAAAAGATTAAATAA
- a CDS encoding DUF86 domain-containing protein, with translation MAILDKLLGIIEDMTKKLDDFVEHGYDLNNWRDQLALMHALQVQVQAFIDLCQRLLSNMGIAVEGYSGIARRLREADLVTSDEESFVKSLVGFRNVVVNGYANLDLNVINEILRSRSYRRVLELTLALRDRARQYWDP, from the coding sequence ATGGCAATCCTAGATAAATTATTGGGTATTATTGAGGACATGACCAAGAAACTCGATGATTTTGTTGAACATGGTTACGACCTTAACAATTGGCGCGACCAGCTGGCGTTGATGCACGCTCTGCAGGTGCAGGTTCAGGCATTCATTGACTTGTGCCAGCGGTTGTTATCAAACATGGGCATTGCGGTAGAGGGTTATTCAGGCATTGCCAGGAGGTTGAGGGAGGCTGATCTGGTAACTAGTGATGAGGAATCCTTCGTTAAATCGCTGGTGGGCTTTAGAAACGTCGTTGTTAATGGCTATGCAAACCTGGACCTAAACGTGATCAATGAAATACTTAGGTCGAGAAGTTATAGGAGGGTTCTTGAGCTAACGCTGGCACTCAGGGATAGGGCTAGGCAGTACTGGGATCCTTAG
- a CDS encoding nucleotidyltransferase family protein, which yields MNTDESLRELKDFSWSYYGIYYAVFFGSMVRRGFGEDVDIAVEFVVGLDLGRYSRLLFDLFDYLGTDKVDLVPIGDSTDCYLIHEVFGDSVILYMVGDDAWLRMHRRASIYEDFLIDARKLDLVGNAGRALVMRWQS from the coding sequence ATGAATACGGATGAAAGTTTACGCGAATTAAAGGATTTTTCATGGAGTTATTATGGCATTTACTATGCGGTTTTCTTTGGTTCCATGGTTAGGAGGGGTTTTGGTGAGGATGTTGATATTGCGGTGGAGTTCGTGGTAGGGCTTGACCTAGGTAGGTACTCACGGTTACTCTTTGACCTGTTTGATTACCTGGGTACGGATAAGGTGGATTTAGTACCCATTGGTGATAGTACTGATTGTTATCTGATTCATGAGGTTTTTGGTGATAGTGTGATACTGTACATGGTTGGTGATGATGCGTGGTTGAGGATGCATAGAAGGGCTTCAATATATGAGGACTTCCTTATTGATGCTAGGAAGCTTGACCTCGTGGGTAATGCAGGTAGGGCGTTGGTGATGAGATGGCAATCCTAG
- a CDS encoding DMT family transporter — translation MNNKLRGYLAMLGVLAAWGSSYSISKVAMYYMSPFVLTMYRFGFGGLLLYLIGRGLVINRRYVINALLNGALFVVFLNLAIKYSSNPALVSVLVYTQPIFVLILSIALHGEKPTVLQVVGIIMAFSGLLIAVGVYSFDIGDAIAILGGFIWALGTHYYRRNLVHEDLIRLNASMAVISALIAAPTLIINPHMELTLNAVAWGIIVALVAQVMGFLLWFLGVKDLGPVTASSISILVPASAYLFALLILGKVPTEMEVIGSAITLTGVLISQLRI, via the coding sequence ATGAATAATAAACTCCGTGGTTACTTAGCCATGCTTGGTGTCCTAGCCGCCTGGGGTTCGTCTTACTCAATCTCTAAGGTTGCTATGTATTACATGTCTCCCTTCGTACTCACGATGTATAGGTTCGGCTTTGGCGGTTTATTGCTCTACTTAATTGGTAGGGGTTTGGTGATAAATCGTAGGTACGTAATAAACGCATTACTTAATGGGGCCTTATTCGTGGTCTTCCTAAACCTCGCCATTAAGTATAGTTCAAACCCAGCCCTGGTCTCCGTGCTCGTTTATACACAGCCAATCTTCGTACTAATACTATCAATAGCCTTACATGGTGAAAAGCCGACTGTACTGCAGGTAGTTGGTATCATAATGGCATTCAGTGGTTTATTAATTGCTGTCGGTGTTTATAGCTTTGACATTGGTGACGCCATTGCAATACTTGGTGGTTTCATTTGGGCGCTGGGCACCCATTATTACAGGAGGAACTTGGTCCATGAGGACCTCATTAGGTTGAATGCCTCAATGGCGGTCATATCAGCATTAATAGCGGCACCAACGCTCATCATTAACCCGCATATGGAATTGACACTGAATGCGGTCGCATGGGGCATAATCGTAGCATTGGTGGCCCAGGTAATGGGCTTCCTACTTTGGTTTCTCGGTGTTAAGGACCTCGGCCCCGTGACTGCAAGCTCAATCTCAATACTCGTACCCGCATCCGCGTACTTATTCGCCCTATTAATACTTGGTAAGGTACCTACGGAGATGGAAGTAATAGGCTCGGCAATAACATTAACCGGCGTCTTAATATCACAGTTAAGGATCTAG
- a CDS encoding type II toxin-antitoxin system VapC family toxin: MSGRVTVVIPSIAITEVMNALRKYYLRGLVSEDFIRRSLELLRGGLLDIREITWNLIMKASDFSIKHNVTIYDAVHVVLAMELNTVLYTADEALINALGNAPYIRHVRDYASST, from the coding sequence ATTAGTGGCAGAGTAACTGTCGTAATCCCATCAATAGCGATTACGGAAGTAATGAACGCACTTAGAAAGTATTATCTACGTGGGTTGGTTAGCGAGGATTTTATAAGGAGATCATTGGAACTATTAAGAGGTGGTCTTCTCGATATTCGCGAAATAACGTGGAACTTAATTATGAAGGCCTCGGACTTCTCAATAAAGCACAACGTGACGATATACGACGCTGTGCATGTGGTGCTAGCTATGGAATTAAATACCGTCCTATACACAGCGGATGAAGCATTAATAAACGCGCTAGGCAACGCTCCGTACATAAGACACGTAAGGGATTACGCATCGTCAACGTAA
- a CDS encoding 5-formyltetrahydrofolate cyclo-ligase, whose protein sequence is MDIKGTKQAIREKVWKLLEERNVVTFPRPVYGRIPNFVGAERACELAASLPEFTRARVVKINPDSPQRRCRELTLVNGKLLIMPTPRIREGFLMLDPRRIPRQYYGEASTIRGAFRWGVPIKPWDMPNIDLVIVGSVAVNPGNGRRLGKSHGYAEIEWGIASAMDKVNENTPVITTVHELQLVSDEIPKEPFDLSVDIIVTPSRVIRVNRVDSKPVGIYWEYVTEEMLREIPLLAELRKLR, encoded by the coding sequence ATGGACATTAAGGGCACGAAGCAAGCAATTAGGGAGAAAGTCTGGAAATTACTTGAGGAGAGGAACGTAGTAACATTCCCAAGGCCTGTCTATGGCAGGATACCAAACTTCGTGGGTGCCGAGAGAGCTTGCGAACTAGCCGCTTCACTGCCTGAGTTTACTAGGGCTCGTGTGGTTAAGATTAATCCAGATTCGCCTCAACGCCGATGTAGGGAGTTGACGCTAGTTAATGGTAAGTTGTTGATAATGCCGACGCCGAGGATTAGGGAGGGCTTCCTAATGCTTGATCCTCGTAGAATACCGAGGCAGTACTATGGCGAGGCTTCGACCATTAGGGGTGCGTTCAGGTGGGGTGTGCCGATTAAGCCTTGGGATATGCCCAACATAGACCTCGTTATAGTAGGCTCCGTAGCCGTAAACCCGGGTAATGGCCGCAGGCTGGGTAAGTCACATGGTTATGCGGAGATTGAGTGGGGAATAGCCAGCGCCATGGATAAGGTCAATGAGAATACACCAGTCATAACCACCGTCCACGAACTACAGTTGGTGAGCGATGAGATTCCCAAAGAGCCATTTGACCTATCTGTCGACATTATCGTTACGCCAAGTAGGGTGATACGTGTGAATAGGGTTGATAGTAAGCCAGTCGGCATTTATTGGGAATACGTGACCGAGGAAATGCTTAGGGAAATACCATTACTGGCAGAGTTACGTAAATTACGTTGA
- a CDS encoding PaREP1 family protein: protein MSYTPSGEARKHAELALIAFSEGLEFVNKGDVVQASEKLYKAVEKAIKALAIAKGLDEAREALGKGRWTVSLLDKFTRQGSH, encoded by the coding sequence ATGAGTTATACACCCAGTGGTGAGGCTAGGAAACATGCCGAGCTTGCATTGATTGCGTTTAGTGAGGGTCTCGAATTCGTTAATAAGGGCGACGTTGTTCAGGCGAGTGAGAAATTATATAAGGCTGTGGAGAAGGCGATAAAGGCCTTGGCTATTGCCAAGGGGCTTGATGAGGCCAGGGAAGCATTGGGCAAGGGAAGATGGACCGTAAGTTTACTAGATAAGTTTACTAGACAAGGCAGCCATTAA
- a CDS encoding PaREP1 family protein produces the protein MGDSVKQTWVDAYFLHVNGFHEVRIEIDEVRARLPVIRSLINVVKEELGL, from the coding sequence TTGGGAGATTCCGTCAAACAGACCTGGGTAGATGCATATTTCTTACATGTGAATGGTTTCCATGAGGTAAGGATAGAAATTGATGAAGTCAGGGCAAGATTACCAGTAATACGGAGTTTGATTAATGTCGTTAAGGAGGAGCTTGGGCTTTAA
- a CDS encoding MFS transporter — translation MPNWDRDVWLLLASRGLRSVAGGALGVVTGLYLYYYLHLSLTEVGIFFGVGAFTAPLLSLLFGRLGDKYSRKVILLLTLSFLPIATAILLVTRYYPLLLLAAALGGFGTAGTLASGSFGAVAAPVQTAILADKTEGMDRSMVYAIFNLVSGTASAIGALLANLSYRDVFYAALALSTISLFVILLIKEEHGPKHRANDDPNGNSKTITQQVRRDLTYIKRFAIVGALNGTAQGLITPFLPIIFKMVLHVNNGVVGDIFFIGGLAAAFTSLTAPVFSRIFGLRDAIIIPRIISTIALILIPFSTTLYLAAITYVIYVMFRVSSLAPQQALMMELVGRGNRSTVSGVNQASRLLPSATAMTAAGPMLDYLPIPVPFTIAFAANIANIALYRKFFPNPKPTRGGVTVIE, via the coding sequence GTGCCCAATTGGGATAGGGATGTTTGGTTGCTTCTTGCTTCCAGGGGATTGAGAAGCGTGGCTGGCGGCGCACTCGGCGTAGTTACTGGGCTTTACCTGTATTACTACCTGCATTTATCATTAACCGAGGTCGGCATTTTCTTCGGTGTTGGCGCATTCACAGCACCACTCCTCTCACTCCTCTTTGGCAGGTTGGGTGATAAGTACAGTAGGAAGGTCATTCTTCTTCTCACGTTATCCTTCCTACCAATAGCGACGGCGATACTACTCGTGACCAGGTACTACCCATTATTACTACTTGCAGCTGCCCTCGGTGGCTTCGGCACCGCTGGCACGTTGGCTAGTGGGAGTTTTGGTGCCGTGGCTGCGCCCGTCCAAACGGCTATATTAGCCGATAAGACCGAGGGCATGGATAGGTCCATGGTATATGCAATATTCAACTTAGTATCTGGAACGGCATCAGCAATCGGAGCATTATTAGCTAACCTTAGCTATCGAGACGTATTCTACGCGGCTCTTGCATTATCAACGATCAGCCTATTCGTGATATTACTAATTAAGGAGGAGCATGGACCTAAACATCGAGCCAATGACGATCCAAACGGTAATTCCAAGACCATAACTCAGCAAGTTAGGAGAGATTTAACGTACATAAAGAGGTTCGCGATAGTCGGCGCGCTGAATGGCACAGCCCAGGGATTAATAACGCCATTCTTACCGATAATATTTAAGATGGTCCTCCACGTGAATAATGGAGTCGTTGGTGACATATTCTTCATTGGCGGTCTCGCTGCAGCCTTCACATCACTCACGGCGCCAGTCTTCTCGAGGATTTTCGGGCTTAGGGACGCCATAATAATTCCGAGGATAATATCAACAATCGCCCTAATACTAATCCCCTTCTCAACAACTCTTTACCTGGCCGCAATCACGTATGTGATTTACGTGATGTTTAGGGTCTCATCCCTAGCCCCACAGCAGGCGCTAATGATGGAGCTCGTGGGCAGAGGCAATAGGTCAACAGTCTCTGGGGTTAATCAAGCGTCACGATTGTTACCATCGGCGACGGCAATGACTGCGGCTGGTCCAATGCTTGATTACCTACCAATACCTGTGCCATTCACTATAGCATTTGCAGCAAATATCGCAAATATAGCCCTATACAGGAAGTTCTTTCCCAACCCAAAGCCAACGCGTGGAGGGGTAACCGTGATTGAGTAA
- a CDS encoding DUF3782 domain-containing protein gives MEKLTSSVTALGYRYGLFIEEVFRESIKYLASDLLKVYQVRRWTYYDDEDFVFSYPSVIDVDVLIRDNEHILVEYKASIDRGDVAELYREGILYERVNKVKPRLLIVGLAIRKRALELARELGVEVRASEVV, from the coding sequence ATTGAGAAGCTAACATCATCAGTAACGGCATTGGGCTACCGTTATGGATTGTTCATTGAGGAGGTTTTTAGGGAATCCATTAAGTACTTAGCCAGTGACCTACTCAAGGTTTACCAGGTTAGGCGCTGGACCTATTATGATGACGAGGATTTCGTGTTTAGCTATCCCTCGGTCATTGATGTTGATGTTCTTATTAGGGATAACGAGCACATACTCGTTGAGTACAAGGCGAGCATTGATCGTGGAGACGTAGCTGAATTATATAGGGAGGGAATCCTCTACGAGAGAGTTAATAAGGTAAAGCCGAGGCTACTCATCGTTGGCTTGGCGATTAGGAAGAGAGCACTTGAGTTGGCTAGGGAATTGGGTGTTGAGGTTAGGGCCTCCGAGGTTGTTTAG
- a CDS encoding hydantoinase B/oxoprolinase family protein: protein MVSWELVFRASVFIAEEMGVALRRSAFSPNIRERMDHSCAITDAEGNIVAQAEHIPVHLGSFRIGVKNLLNWLGREGVELGSGDVVLLNDPYISGTHLNDVMVMEPIYVNNRLIGYVVNKAHHVDVGGPVPGSINPSARTIYEEGLIIPPVRIMNKGELQRDILNIILSNFKTPETAIGDITAQLAANRVGVARVRELVEKYGVDEVVNAWREGIEYGRKLTLMEIGKWPRGSYDAVDYMELGDELLPIKVSVEIGENGIKVDFGGTHEQVEAPINAVYGVTFSAVSFVIRSLVQSDVPTNEGFYGVIDVIAPEGTLVNPRKPAPVSGGNVETTQRIADVVFKALANALPSKVPAAGSGTMMNVMIGGTLPNGSYWAYYETIGGGTGGRPGKPGVSGVHVNMTNTLNTPIEIAERQYPLLFTGYRIREGSGGDGLYRGGDGIIRSFKVLTRARLSIMAERSRTRPWGLWGGGDGAPGKVTIRRSNGEVINLPSKATIDLEPGDEVIIETPGGGGYGSRR from the coding sequence ATGGTTTCGTGGGAACTCGTGTTTAGGGCTTCGGTATTCATTGCCGAGGAGATGGGCGTTGCCCTGCGTAGGTCAGCCTTCTCGCCTAACATTAGGGAGCGTATGGACCACAGCTGCGCTATAACGGACGCCGAGGGTAATATCGTGGCCCAGGCGGAGCATATACCTGTGCACCTTGGCTCGTTCAGGATAGGCGTTAAAAACCTACTTAACTGGCTTGGTAGGGAGGGTGTTGAGCTTGGTTCTGGCGATGTCGTGCTTCTCAATGACCCATACATATCGGGTACGCACTTAAATGATGTCATGGTTATGGAGCCGATCTACGTTAATAATAGGCTCATTGGTTACGTCGTTAATAAGGCTCATCACGTAGACGTAGGTGGACCCGTGCCAGGTAGCATAAACCCAAGCGCCAGGACAATCTATGAGGAGGGTTTAATCATACCACCAGTCAGGATAATGAATAAGGGTGAGTTACAGCGTGACATACTCAATATAATACTTAGTAACTTCAAGACCCCGGAGACCGCAATTGGCGATATAACGGCCCAACTAGCCGCGAATAGGGTTGGTGTTGCTAGGGTTAGGGAGTTGGTGGAGAAGTACGGTGTTGATGAGGTTGTAAATGCGTGGAGGGAGGGTATTGAGTACGGCAGGAAGTTAACCCTAATGGAGATTGGTAAGTGGCCTAGGGGTAGCTACGATGCGGTGGACTACATGGAGCTCGGTGATGAGTTACTACCCATTAAGGTTTCCGTGGAGATCGGTGAAAATGGTATTAAGGTGGACTTCGGCGGCACTCATGAGCAGGTTGAGGCGCCAATAAACGCTGTCTATGGTGTTACCTTCTCTGCGGTGTCATTCGTAATTAGGTCCTTGGTTCAAAGCGACGTACCGACGAATGAGGGTTTTTATGGAGTGATCGATGTTATAGCGCCCGAGGGCACATTGGTCAATCCAAGAAAGCCGGCGCCAGTGAGTGGTGGCAATGTCGAGACAACCCAGAGAATCGCCGATGTAGTATTCAAGGCATTAGCCAATGCGCTACCCAGCAAGGTTCCCGCGGCTGGTTCTGGTACTATGATGAATGTAATGATTGGTGGAACACTGCCTAATGGCAGTTACTGGGCTTATTACGAGACAATCGGTGGTGGGACTGGCGGTAGGCCCGGTAAGCCAGGTGTGAGTGGCGTTCATGTTAATATGACGAACACGTTGAATACACCCATTGAGATAGCCGAGAGGCAATACCCACTACTGTTCACGGGCTATAGGATTAGGGAGGGTAGCGGTGGTGATGGCCTTTATAGGGGTGGTGATGGAATTATAAGGTCATTCAAGGTACTGACTAGGGCGAGACTATCAATAATGGCTGAGAGGTCCAGGACAAGACCCTGGGGTCTGTGGGGTGGTGGTGACGGAGCGCCAGGTAAGGTCACTATTAGGAGGAGTAATGGCGAGGTCATTAATTTACCGAGTAAGGCAACAATAGACCTGGAGCCAGGCGATGAGGTAATAATAGAAACACCAGGTGGTGGAGGGTATGGTTCGAGAAGGTGA
- a CDS encoding nucleotidyltransferase domain-containing protein, translating to MNYDYLIKDARMRQDVFKKLDKYLRIIKEVVRSIDPDAEVYLFGSVAENRYALSSDIDVLVITNADPGIVLEKLWRAGIGPPFEVHIRMPNELVYYERFSN from the coding sequence GTGAATTATGATTATTTAATTAAGGATGCTAGGATGCGTCAGGACGTATTCAAGAAACTTGATAAGTACCTTCGTATCATTAAGGAGGTTGTTAGGTCCATAGACCCTGATGCTGAGGTTTACCTATTCGGTTCTGTTGCTGAGAATAGGTACGCATTATCGAGTGATATTGATGTATTGGTAATAACCAATGCTGACCCCGGAATTGTTCTCGAGAAGTTGTGGAGGGCAGGTATTGGGCCTCCCTTTGAGGTGCATATCAGGATGCCCAATGAGCTGGTTTATTACGAGAGATTTAGTAATTAA
- a CDS encoding DNA double-strand break repair nuclease NurA codes for MFNDVIINMLELIETRITQIRDKALGLLNDANNFMENIIEVTPNRGFIKFIAVDSGFTEIVYLGFRIAVINIAMLMNTNGKGHILTRFEALLGVSSEELERIALDMEVKYALEASRIFPIDVVLLDGALIGRNYVGKFNVPVLAHIKDVRSNRYSQGIIDTEFKNYINKALQIMEEPLIMHIIMETYRDKTKNTNALMTKPYVVGKIGDKEVYGFYVQYLPAALPIYTEYIGDPGMIQHVISRIAPLSIMPRLGYPAPLYVVDRFAKVNMDFRSMVRLIMEKLGGEVLSELRGMYLKIGLNEYVKNK; via the coding sequence ATGTTTAATGACGTAATAATAAACATGCTGGAGCTTATTGAGACGAGGATTACGCAAATACGGGATAAGGCACTTGGTCTGCTTAATGATGCTAATAATTTCATGGAGAATATAATTGAGGTTACGCCGAATAGGGGGTTTATTAAATTCATAGCCGTAGACTCGGGGTTTACGGAGATAGTTTATCTCGGTTTTAGGATAGCTGTTATTAACATAGCCATGTTAATGAATACCAATGGTAAGGGACATATACTAACTAGGTTTGAGGCATTACTAGGGGTTTCGAGTGAGGAGTTAGAGAGAATTGCCCTGGACATGGAGGTTAAGTATGCATTGGAAGCGTCAAGGATTTTCCCAATAGATGTTGTGTTGCTCGATGGGGCATTAATAGGGAGGAACTACGTGGGCAAATTTAATGTGCCAGTACTTGCGCATATTAAGGATGTTAGAAGCAATAGGTATTCACAGGGGATAATCGATACTGAGTTTAAGAACTATATTAACAAGGCGTTGCAAATAATGGAGGAGCCATTAATAATGCACATAATAATGGAGACCTACAGAGATAAGACCAAAAACACTAATGCATTAATGACGAAACCCTACGTGGTTGGTAAGATTGGTGATAAGGAGGTCTATGGCTTCTATGTTCAATACCTACCGGCCGCATTACCAATATACACCGAGTATATTGGTGATCCTGGCATGATTCAACATGTAATATCACGCATAGCGCCGCTATCAATAATGCCGAGGCTTGGGTATCCAGCCCCACTGTATGTAGTTGATAGGTTTGCTAAGGTAAACATGGACTTCAGGAGTATGGTGAGACTCATCATGGAAAAATTAGGTGGTGAGGTTTTGAGTGAATTAAGGGGTATGTACCTGAAGATAGGACTGAATGAGTATGTAAAGAATAAATGA